In Prunus dulcis chromosome 1, ALMONDv2, whole genome shotgun sequence, the following are encoded in one genomic region:
- the LOC117614424 gene encoding endo-1,3;1,4-beta-D-glucanase-like, which yields MSGPQCCSHPPVLNPSSGSGHVEKFGGLDSYVTGSPHSKLAILFLSDIFGFQAPNLRKFADKVAAAGYFVVVPDFFYGDPFVLADDGSFDRLPVWLKDHSPEKGFEDAKLVIEALKSKGVSAIGAAGFCWGAKVAVELGKHDHDFIHAGVLLHPAFTTVDDIKEVKVPIAILGAEFDHITPPEVLKQWEEVLIAKTEIKSYVKIFPEVEHGWTTRYNVEDEKSFKSAEEAHQDLLEWFSNHVK from the exons atgtcAGGACCTCAGTGCTGCTCACACCCACCAGTCCTCAACCCATCCAGTGGCTCCGGCCATGTTGAGAAGTTTGGTGGTCTCGACTCATATGTCACAGGCTCCCCTCACTCCAAGCTTGCCATTCTTTTCCTCTCTGATATTTTTG GATTTCAAGCTCCAAACTTAAG GAAGTTTGCAGACAAAGTTGCAGCTGCTGGGTACTTCGTTGTGGTCCCTGACTTCTTCTATGGAGATCCTTTTGTACTCGCAGATGATGGCTCCTTTGACCGTCTACCTGTTTGGTTAAAAGATCATAGTCCG GAGAAGGGATTTGAAGATGCAAAGCTAGTAATTGAAGCTTTAAAAAGTAAAGGCGTCTCTGCAATTGGTGCTGCAGGCTTCTGCTGGGGAG CCAAGGTTGCGGTTGAACTTGGAAAGCATGACCACGACTTCATCCATGCTGGTGTTCTGTTACATCCTGCATTTACCACTGTGGATGATATCAAAG AGGTTAAGGTTCCCATTGCCATACTTGGAGCAGAGTTTGACCACATTACTCCACCTGAAGTCTTGAAGCAGTGGGAAGAGGTTTTAATTGCAAAAACTGAG ATAAAGAGCTACGTGAAAATATTTCCAGAAGTGGAACATGGATGGACGACGAGGTACAATGTGGAAGACGAAAAATCTTTTAAGTCTGCTGAGGAGGCTCATCAAGACTTGTTGGAGTGGTTCTCAAACCATGTCAAGTGA